Proteins co-encoded in one Quercus robur chromosome 8, dhQueRobu3.1, whole genome shotgun sequence genomic window:
- the LOC126696055 gene encoding uncharacterized mitochondrial protein AtMg00310-like has translation MAWVGWKLMCYPKSKGSLGFQNLQAFNLAMLAKQAWRILTNPTSLITRVLKARYFPSGDILSATLGSNPSYSWSIFNSLEVIRKGTRWRVGNGKQIHIWDDKWLPTPTTHKVITPPNNLLIFPMVSSLIDPATKWWRVDVIRATFLLFEAETILRIPLSQSLPEDKLIWMRNSHAEFTVKSAYHMAHCLVEENDDVGSSKGDPLKPL, from the coding sequence ATGGCTTGGGTTGGTTGGAAACTAATGTGCTATCCTAAGTCTAAAGGGAGTTTGGGCTTCCAAAACTTGCAAGCTTTTAATCTAGCTATGTTGGCAAAGCAAGCTTGGAGAATCCTTACAAACCCAACATCCCTTATTACCCGGGTCCTCAAAGCACGTTACTTTCCTTCCGGAGACATCCTTAGTGCAACTCTTGGCTCTAACCCATCCTACTCTTGGAGCATCTTTAATAGTTTAGAGGTCATTAGAAAGGGAACCCGGTGGAGAGTGGGCAATGGCAAACAAATTCACATATGGGATGACAAATGGCTCCCCACACCCACCACACACAAAGTCATCACCCCTCCTAATAACCTCTTAATCTTTCCCATGGTCTCTTCCCTCATTGATCCGGCCACAAAATGGTGGAGAGTTGATGTCATTAGAGCAACCTTCCTCCTCTTTGAAGCTGAAACAATTCTTAGGATACCTCTCAGCCAAAGTTTGCCTGAAGACAAATTAATTTGGATGAGGAACAGCCATGCTGAGTTCACTGTGAAGAGTGCTTACCATATGGCCCACTGCTTGGTTGAAGAAAATGATGATGTTGGTAGCTCCAAGGGGGACCCTCTCAAGCCCCTCTAG